A window from Anser cygnoides isolate HZ-2024a breed goose chromosome 1, Taihu_goose_T2T_genome, whole genome shotgun sequence encodes these proteins:
- the EPHA1 gene encoding ephrin type-A receptor 1 isoform X1, translated as MQLRTSTGRIELSLGLLLFWALLPSEVPGKEVDLLDTSTAQGELGWLPDPPEVGWSEVQQMINGTPVYMYQDCSVLSEGDTDHWLRTNWIYRGEAASRIYVELKFTVRDCKSFKGEVVTCKETFNLYYMESEQDVGIQFRRPLFIKLNTVAADRSFTNRDIESGAMQLNTEVCPIGKLSRRGFYLAFQNSGACVAMVSVRVYYKTCPEAVRGLARFPETLAGSEGLTEVLGACVEHAAEEMGSPPRMHCSTDGEWLVPMGRCLCAVGFEEVDGSCVACQRGFYRHSLETNRCLKCPPNSLSNESGATSCSCNAGFYRAPLEGQNIACTRPPSAPRNVSFSLIGTQLSLWWQPPSDHGGRKDLTYTVFCQRCHFMSCEPCEAGVVFTPSASGLTKPAVDVDGLEAYTNYTFAVEAHNGVSGMGPAPQRTAPAVWVAVGHAAPVTVSHFILTQRDDSSLSVSWLAPRQRSQTAVEYEVMFFEKGEEARYTVKHLLEPNVTLTDLQPDTAYLLRVRSITPLGPGPYSQEQEFRTLPPDTGALSGGVIVSIIFGVLLFIGLLLGLLFFRRKHARRRQSRPDYNTSGFDREKVWLKPYVDLQPYDDPNRGVLEFIKELDVSCVTMENVIGEGEFGEVYRGSLRLPGKERIVVAIKTLKSTYSDSQWWNFLREATIMGQFDHPNIVHLEGVVTKRRPMMIITEYMENGALDTFLRENEEKFSPVQLVSMLQGIASGMTYLSEHNYVHRDLAARNILVTRSLQCKVSDFGLSRILENDAEGTYETKGGKIPIRWTAPEAIAHRIFTSASDVWSFGIVMWEVLSFGDKPYGDMTNQKVMKSLEDGYRLPPPVDCPSILYELMKNCWSHDRMRRPQFHEIQAQLQHFISSPHLLRSVADFDPRVTLRLPSCSGSDGIPYRSIPEWLESIRMKRYISNFRTAGLDTMESILDLTAEDLKQMGVSLPGHQKRILCSIQGFKE; from the exons ATGCAGCTGAGGACCTCAACTGGCAGGATTGAGCTCTCCCTTGGGCTCCTTCTCTTCTGGGCTCTCCTTCCTTCTGAGGTGCCTGGGAAAGAAG tggaTCTGCTAGACACAAGCACTGCACAGGGTGAACTGGGCTGGCTTCCAGACCCTCCAGAAGTAGGG TGGAGTGAAGTGCAGCAGATGATAAATGGCACCCCGGTCTATATGTACCAGGACTGCAGTGTGCTTTCTGAGGGAGACACCGATCACTGGCTTCGCACCAACTGGATTTATCGGGGTGAGGCAGCCTCTCGCATTTATGTGGAGCTGAAGTTTACTGTGAGGGACTGCAAGAGCTTCAAAGGCGAAGTGGTGACCTGCAAAGAGACTTTCAACCTCTATTACATGGAGTCTGAGCAAGATGTCGGGATCCAGTTCCGCCGCCCGCTGTTCATCAAG CTCAACACTGTGGCAGCAGATCGAAGTTTCACAAACAGAGACATTGAATCCGGTGCCATGCAGCTGAACACAGAAGTATGCCCCATTGGGAAGCTGTCTCGCCGGGGATTCTACTTAGCTTTCCAGAACTCAGGGGCTTGCGTAGCGATGGTGTCTGTCCGAGTGTATTACAAGACGTGCCCGGAGGCAGTGCGAGGCCTTGCCCGTTTTCCAGAGACGCTAGCAGGTTCAGAGGGGCTGACAGaagtgcttggggcctgcgtgGAGCATGCAGCTGAAGAAATGGGCTCTCCCCCTAGGATGCACTGCAGCACTGATGGCGAGTGGCTGGTACCAATGGGACGATGCCTTTGTGCTGTGGGGTTTGAGGAAGTCGATGGGAGCTGCGTAG CCTGCCAGCGGGGATTCTACCGTCACTCTCTGGAGACTAACCGCTGCCTCAAGTGCCCCCCAAACAGCTTGTCCAACGAGTCAGGGGCTACATCTTGTTCCTGTAACGCAGGCTTCTACCGAGCACCTTTGGAGGGCCAGAACATTGCTTGTACCC GTCCCCCCTCAGCTCCCCGCAATGTCAGCTTCTCCCTTATTGGCACACAGCTCTCTCTATGGTGGCAGCCACCCAGTGACCATGGTGGGCGAAAGGATCTGACTTACACAGTCTTCTGTCAGCGCTGTCATTTCATGTCTTGTGAGCCATGTGAGGCTGGTGTGGTATTCACCCCCAGTGCCTCTGGTCTCACTAAACCTGCTGTGGATGTGGACGGCCTAGAAGCTTACACCAACTACACATTTGCTGTGGAAGCCCATAATGGTGTCTCAGGAATGGGACCTGCTCCCCAGAGAACTGCTCCAGCTGTCTGGGTCGCAGTTGGACATGCAG CTCCAGTGACAGTGTCCCATTTTATCCTGACACAAAGAGATGACAGTAGTCTGTCTGTTTCTTGGCTTGCCCCACGGCAGCGCAGCCAGACCGCAGTGGAGTATGAGGTCATGTTCTTTGAGAAG ggagaggaggcacGATACACAGTGAAGCACCTTCTTGAGCCAAATGTCACTCTGACAGACCTTCAACCAGACACAGCCTACCTGCTTCGTGTGAGATCCATCACACCTCTTGGGCCCGGGCCCTACTCCCAGGAGCAGGAATTCCGCACCCTTCCACCAG acaCAGGAGCTCTATCTGGTGGAGTCATAGTCTCCATTATCTTTGGAGTTCTACTATTTATTGGGCTGCTTCTGGGACTTCTGTTCTTTCGACGAAA GCATGCTCGTCGCAGACAATCACGGCCAGATTACAATACTTCAGGCTTTGATCGAG AGAAGGTCTGGTTGAAGCCCTATGTAGACCTGCAACCTTATGATGACCCTAACAGAGGAGTGCTGGAATTCATTAAGGAGCTGGATGTCTCCTGTGTCACTATGGAGAATGTGATTGGGGAGG GGGAGTTTGGGGAGGTCTATCGTGGGTCCCTACGGCTCCCAGGCAAAGAACGTATTGTGGTTGCAATCAAGACCCTGAAGTCAACATATTCAGACTCACAGTGGTGGAACTTTCTGCGTGAGGCAACAATTATGGGTCAGTTCGACCACCCAAACATTGTGCATCTGGAAGGAGTGGTCACCAAAA GGAGGCCAATGATGATCATCACTGAGTATATGGAGAATGGAGCACTGGATACCTTCCTGCGG gaaaatgaggaaaaatttaGCCCTGTGCAGCTTGTGTCCATGTTGCAAGGGATAGCCTCTGGCATGACCTACCTTTCAGAACACAACTATGTGCACCGGGATCTGGCTGCTCGCAACATCCTAGTAACACGCAGCCTTCAGTGCAAGGTGTCTGACTTTGGTCTCTCCCGAATATTGGAGAATGATGCAGAGGGAACCTATGAAACCAAG GGTGGTAAGATTCCCATCCGATGGACAGCCCCAGAGGCCATTGCTCATCGGATATTCACTTCAGCCAGTGATGTCTGGAGCTTTGGAATTGTCATGTGGGAGGTGCTGTCATTTGGTGACAAGCCATATGGAGACATGACCAATCAAAAG GTGATGAAAAGCTTAGAGGATGGGTACCGGCTCCCCCCGCCTGTGGACTGCCCATCTATTCTCTATGAGCTTATGAAGAACTGTTGGTCGCATGATCGGATGAGGAGGCCTCAATTTCATGAGATCCAGGCACAGCTGCAACATTTCATCTCAAGCCCTCATCTCCTCCGGTCTGTTGCAGACTTTGATCCAAG GGTAACACTCCggctccccagctgcagtggATCTGATGGTATCCCCTATCGATCCATTCCTGAGTGGCTGGAATCCATTCGCATGAAGCGCTATATCTCCAACTTTCGCACTGCTGGCCTTGACACCATGGAGTCAATTCTGGACCTCACGGCTGA gGACTTGAAACAGATGGGAGTGTCACTTCCAGGCCACCAGAAGAGGATCCTGTGTAGCATTCAAGGCTTTAAAGAGTGA
- the EPHA1 gene encoding ephrin type-A receptor 1 isoform X2: MINGTPVYMYQDCSVLSEGDTDHWLRTNWIYRGEAASRIYVELKFTVRDCKSFKGEVVTCKETFNLYYMESEQDVGIQFRRPLFIKLNTVAADRSFTNRDIESGAMQLNTEVCPIGKLSRRGFYLAFQNSGACVAMVSVRVYYKTCPEAVRGLARFPETLAGSEGLTEVLGACVEHAAEEMGSPPRMHCSTDGEWLVPMGRCLCAVGFEEVDGSCVACQRGFYRHSLETNRCLKCPPNSLSNESGATSCSCNAGFYRAPLEGQNIACTRPPSAPRNVSFSLIGTQLSLWWQPPSDHGGRKDLTYTVFCQRCHFMSCEPCEAGVVFTPSASGLTKPAVDVDGLEAYTNYTFAVEAHNGVSGMGPAPQRTAPAVWVAVGHAAPVTVSHFILTQRDDSSLSVSWLAPRQRSQTAVEYEVMFFEKGEEARYTVKHLLEPNVTLTDLQPDTAYLLRVRSITPLGPGPYSQEQEFRTLPPDTGALSGGVIVSIIFGVLLFIGLLLGLLFFRRKHARRRQSRPDYNTSGFDREKVWLKPYVDLQPYDDPNRGVLEFIKELDVSCVTMENVIGEGEFGEVYRGSLRLPGKERIVVAIKTLKSTYSDSQWWNFLREATIMGQFDHPNIVHLEGVVTKRRPMMIITEYMENGALDTFLRENEEKFSPVQLVSMLQGIASGMTYLSEHNYVHRDLAARNILVTRSLQCKVSDFGLSRILENDAEGTYETKGGKIPIRWTAPEAIAHRIFTSASDVWSFGIVMWEVLSFGDKPYGDMTNQKVMKSLEDGYRLPPPVDCPSILYELMKNCWSHDRMRRPQFHEIQAQLQHFISSPHLLRSVADFDPRVTLRLPSCSGSDGIPYRSIPEWLESIRMKRYISNFRTAGLDTMESILDLTAEDLKQMGVSLPGHQKRILCSIQGFKE, encoded by the exons ATGATAAATGGCACCCCGGTCTATATGTACCAGGACTGCAGTGTGCTTTCTGAGGGAGACACCGATCACTGGCTTCGCACCAACTGGATTTATCGGGGTGAGGCAGCCTCTCGCATTTATGTGGAGCTGAAGTTTACTGTGAGGGACTGCAAGAGCTTCAAAGGCGAAGTGGTGACCTGCAAAGAGACTTTCAACCTCTATTACATGGAGTCTGAGCAAGATGTCGGGATCCAGTTCCGCCGCCCGCTGTTCATCAAG CTCAACACTGTGGCAGCAGATCGAAGTTTCACAAACAGAGACATTGAATCCGGTGCCATGCAGCTGAACACAGAAGTATGCCCCATTGGGAAGCTGTCTCGCCGGGGATTCTACTTAGCTTTCCAGAACTCAGGGGCTTGCGTAGCGATGGTGTCTGTCCGAGTGTATTACAAGACGTGCCCGGAGGCAGTGCGAGGCCTTGCCCGTTTTCCAGAGACGCTAGCAGGTTCAGAGGGGCTGACAGaagtgcttggggcctgcgtgGAGCATGCAGCTGAAGAAATGGGCTCTCCCCCTAGGATGCACTGCAGCACTGATGGCGAGTGGCTGGTACCAATGGGACGATGCCTTTGTGCTGTGGGGTTTGAGGAAGTCGATGGGAGCTGCGTAG CCTGCCAGCGGGGATTCTACCGTCACTCTCTGGAGACTAACCGCTGCCTCAAGTGCCCCCCAAACAGCTTGTCCAACGAGTCAGGGGCTACATCTTGTTCCTGTAACGCAGGCTTCTACCGAGCACCTTTGGAGGGCCAGAACATTGCTTGTACCC GTCCCCCCTCAGCTCCCCGCAATGTCAGCTTCTCCCTTATTGGCACACAGCTCTCTCTATGGTGGCAGCCACCCAGTGACCATGGTGGGCGAAAGGATCTGACTTACACAGTCTTCTGTCAGCGCTGTCATTTCATGTCTTGTGAGCCATGTGAGGCTGGTGTGGTATTCACCCCCAGTGCCTCTGGTCTCACTAAACCTGCTGTGGATGTGGACGGCCTAGAAGCTTACACCAACTACACATTTGCTGTGGAAGCCCATAATGGTGTCTCAGGAATGGGACCTGCTCCCCAGAGAACTGCTCCAGCTGTCTGGGTCGCAGTTGGACATGCAG CTCCAGTGACAGTGTCCCATTTTATCCTGACACAAAGAGATGACAGTAGTCTGTCTGTTTCTTGGCTTGCCCCACGGCAGCGCAGCCAGACCGCAGTGGAGTATGAGGTCATGTTCTTTGAGAAG ggagaggaggcacGATACACAGTGAAGCACCTTCTTGAGCCAAATGTCACTCTGACAGACCTTCAACCAGACACAGCCTACCTGCTTCGTGTGAGATCCATCACACCTCTTGGGCCCGGGCCCTACTCCCAGGAGCAGGAATTCCGCACCCTTCCACCAG acaCAGGAGCTCTATCTGGTGGAGTCATAGTCTCCATTATCTTTGGAGTTCTACTATTTATTGGGCTGCTTCTGGGACTTCTGTTCTTTCGACGAAA GCATGCTCGTCGCAGACAATCACGGCCAGATTACAATACTTCAGGCTTTGATCGAG AGAAGGTCTGGTTGAAGCCCTATGTAGACCTGCAACCTTATGATGACCCTAACAGAGGAGTGCTGGAATTCATTAAGGAGCTGGATGTCTCCTGTGTCACTATGGAGAATGTGATTGGGGAGG GGGAGTTTGGGGAGGTCTATCGTGGGTCCCTACGGCTCCCAGGCAAAGAACGTATTGTGGTTGCAATCAAGACCCTGAAGTCAACATATTCAGACTCACAGTGGTGGAACTTTCTGCGTGAGGCAACAATTATGGGTCAGTTCGACCACCCAAACATTGTGCATCTGGAAGGAGTGGTCACCAAAA GGAGGCCAATGATGATCATCACTGAGTATATGGAGAATGGAGCACTGGATACCTTCCTGCGG gaaaatgaggaaaaatttaGCCCTGTGCAGCTTGTGTCCATGTTGCAAGGGATAGCCTCTGGCATGACCTACCTTTCAGAACACAACTATGTGCACCGGGATCTGGCTGCTCGCAACATCCTAGTAACACGCAGCCTTCAGTGCAAGGTGTCTGACTTTGGTCTCTCCCGAATATTGGAGAATGATGCAGAGGGAACCTATGAAACCAAG GGTGGTAAGATTCCCATCCGATGGACAGCCCCAGAGGCCATTGCTCATCGGATATTCACTTCAGCCAGTGATGTCTGGAGCTTTGGAATTGTCATGTGGGAGGTGCTGTCATTTGGTGACAAGCCATATGGAGACATGACCAATCAAAAG GTGATGAAAAGCTTAGAGGATGGGTACCGGCTCCCCCCGCCTGTGGACTGCCCATCTATTCTCTATGAGCTTATGAAGAACTGTTGGTCGCATGATCGGATGAGGAGGCCTCAATTTCATGAGATCCAGGCACAGCTGCAACATTTCATCTCAAGCCCTCATCTCCTCCGGTCTGTTGCAGACTTTGATCCAAG GGTAACACTCCggctccccagctgcagtggATCTGATGGTATCCCCTATCGATCCATTCCTGAGTGGCTGGAATCCATTCGCATGAAGCGCTATATCTCCAACTTTCGCACTGCTGGCCTTGACACCATGGAGTCAATTCTGGACCTCACGGCTGA gGACTTGAAACAGATGGGAGTGTCACTTCCAGGCCACCAGAAGAGGATCCTGTGTAGCATTCAAGGCTTTAAAGAGTGA